The following coding sequences are from one Eucalyptus grandis isolate ANBG69807.140 chromosome 11, ASM1654582v1, whole genome shotgun sequence window:
- the LOC104426312 gene encoding TORTIFOLIA1-like protein 3: MPAYTPPQPPQNLKQKVLTCLTKLADRDTYSIASAELDSIARSLDPASFSVFISCVNSTDASDKSPVRKQCVKLLATLAATHGNALSPHLPKMISGLTRRLRDPDSAVRSGCVGATAALAANVNRPSFDSFLKAFSDALFTEQDVNAQTSAALCLASAISASPDPEPAKLCRLLPRFERLLKTDAFRANSAALTLIESVVGVGAARSEGVLKNLVPCLLGFLSGEDWAARKASAEVLLKLAVVESDLLVEFKPACLKVFENRRFDKVRAVREVMNQMVEAWKLIPDLSEEVSTPRQSVSSSKENASDGRYPSASRTLSSSGSVGPRMRKKQTPPGHPTPPTGSSASASTLRKRSPLKSSNRNVSPVLQKVDNKKPSDWKVEIAISRSTLSKGSGGDDLKERNENIPQRKSNEIYGVSKSETKRALFSKNSDENLPKPSGFRTGSRVVPFPEERSDFTPVASNTAEDHHRNHKDCEDLSLIRSQLVQIEQQQTSLLDLLQRFIGSSQNGMRSLETRVQGLEMALDEISYDLALTSGRMTNTDSRRTSCCMLPRDFLSSRFRRKPGGRYSSTRFISSDAPSVSSTCFRADRSCDTGVCNLENRRFRQQGGAGFMVNPLAKIRTENQLIPEMVQ, translated from the exons ATGCCGGCCTACACTCCGCCGCAACCGCCGCAGAACCTCAAGCAGAAGGTCCTCACCTGCCTCACCAAGCTCGCCGACCGCGACACCTACTCCATCGCGTCCGCCGAGCTGGACTCCATAGCTCGGTCGCTCGATCCGGCGTCGTTCTCGGTCTTCATCTCGTGCGTCAACTCCACCGACGCGTCCGACAAGTCCCCGGTGCGCAAGCAATGCGTGAAGCTCctcgcgaccctcgccgccACGCACGGCAACGCCCTCTCCCCGCACCTGCCAAAGATGATCTCCGGCCTCACGCGCCGCCTCCGCGATCCGGACTCCGCCGTCCGATCCGGCTGCGTCGGCGCCACCGCCGCTCTCGCCGCGAACGTGAACAGGCCTTCTTTCGATTCGTTCCTGAAGGCTTTCTCCGACGCGCTCTTCACCGAGCAAGACGTGAACGCGCAGACGAGCGCGGCTCTGTGCTTGGCGTCCGCCATCAGTGCTTCGCCGGATCCTGAGCCTGCGAAATTGTGCAGGTTGTTGCCGAGGTTTGAGAGACTGTTGAAGACCGATGCTTTTAGGGCGAACTCGGCGGCACTGACGCTGATCGAGAGCGTGGTCGGTGTCGGCGCGGCCAGGAGCGAGGGAGTGTTGAAGAATTTGGTGCCTTGTCTGCTCGGATTCCTCAGTGGCGAGGACTGGGCTGCGAGGAAGGCCTCCGCGGAGGTTCTATTGAAGTTGGCGGTCGTGGAGAGCGATTTGTTGGTGGAGTTTAAGCCCGCGTGTTTGAAGGTCTTTGAGAATCGGCGGTTTGATAAG GTGAGGGCAGTTAGAGAGGTTATGAACCAGATGGTGGAGGCCTGGAAGCTGATTCCTGATCTTTCCGAGGAGGTGTCCACTCCGCGTCAGTCAGTCTCTTCTTCCAAAG AAAATGCGAGTGATGGGCGTTATCCATCTGCATCAAgaactctttcttcttctggaTCTGTCGGGCCTCGGATGAGGAAAAAACAAACGCCACCTGGCCATCCAACTCCACCAACTGGTTCATCTGCATCTGCAAGCACTCTAAGGAAGAGAAGTCCACTGAAGAGTAGCAACAGAAATGTCAGTCCTGTCCTTCAGAAGGTGGATAATAAGAAGCCTTCGGACTGGAAAGTTGAAATTGCTATTTCCCGATCTACCTTATCAAAGGGGAGTGGTGGGGATGATCTCAAGGAGAGGAATGAAAACATACCTCAAAGAAAGAGCAATGAGATTTACGGGGTCTCTAAGTCAGAAACAAAAAGAGCCCTTTTCAGCAAGAACTCTGATGAGAATTTACCCAAGCCTAGTGGATTCAGGACTGGATCTCGAGTGGTTCCATTTCCTGAGGAGAGGTCTGATTTTACTCCCGTAGCTAGTAACACGGCTGAAGATCACCACAGGAATCACAAGGATTGTGAAGATTTATCATTAATCCGCAGTCAGCTCGTTCAGATTGAACAGCAGCAAACAAGTCTACTAGATCTCCTCCAG AGATTCATTGGGAGCTCACAAAATGGAATGCGTTCTTTGGAGACACGTGTGCAAGGTTTGGAGATGGCATTGGATGAGATCTCATATGACTTGGCACTAACAAGTGGAAGGATGACTAACACCGACTCCAGAAGAACCTCCTGTTGCATGTTACCTAGAGATTTCTTGAGTTCAAGATTTCGGAGGAAGCCAGGGGGTCGGTACTCGAGTACCAGGTTCATCTCTTCTGATGCGCCATCAGTGTCCTCAACATGCTTCAGAGCTGATAGGAGCTGTGACACTGGAGTGTGTAATTTGGAAAACCGCAGGTTTCGACAGCAGGGTGGTGCTGGCTTTATGGTGAATCCATTGGCTAAGATTCGTACTGAGAATCAGTTGATTCCTGAGATGGTGCAGTAG